The Streptomyces nigra genome includes the window CGTCCTGCGGGACGGGCGCGAGGTCCGGGTGCCGGTCGGCGAACTGGCCGTCGGGGACCGGTTCGTCGTACGGCCCGGCGAGAAGATCGCCACCGACGGCACCGTCGTCGAGGGCGCCTCCGCCGTGGACGCCGCCCTGCTGACCGGGGAGTCGGCGCCGGTGGACGTGGGCGTCGGGGACGCCGTCACCGGGGCCACGGTCAACGCGGGCGGCCGGCTCGTCGTGGAGGCGACCCGGGTCGGGGAGGACACCCGGCTGGCCCGCATGGCGAAGCTCGTGGAGGAGGCGCAGAACGGCAAGGCCGAGGTGCAGCGGCTCGCCGACCGGATCTCCGCCGTCTTCGTGCCCGTGGTCATCGTCCTCGCGGTCGCCACCTTCGGCGCCTGGCTCGGCGTCACCGACGACACGGCCGCGGCGTTCACCGCCGCCGTCGCGGTCCTGATCATCGCCTGCCCGTGCGCGCTGGGCCTGGCCACGCCCACGGCCCTGATGGTCGGCACGGGGCGCGGCGCGCAGCTCGGCATTCTCATCAAGGGCCCCGAAGTGCTGGAGTCCACGCGCCGGGTCGACACCGTCCTGCTGGACAAGACCGGCACGGTCACCACGGGCCGGATGACGCTTCAGGGCGTCTACCCCGCCGACGGAGTGGACGAGGGGACGCTGCTGCGGCTCGCGGGCGCCGTGGAGCACGCCTCCGAGCACCCGGTGGCCCGTGCGGTCGCCGCCGGTGCCGAGGAGCGGGCCGGACGACTGCCCGCCGTCGAAGACTTCGCGAACGTGCCCGGGAAGGGCGTACGCGGCCGTGTGGAGGGCCATGACGTCGCCGTGGGCCGCCTCGCCGAGAACACCGCCGTCCTGCCCCAGGAGCTGGCCCGCGCCGCCGAGAAGGCCGAGCGGGAGGGCCGTACGGCCGTCGTGGTCGGCTGGGACGGGTGGGCGCGGGGCGTCCTCGCCGTCGCGGACACGGTGAAGGAGAGCAGCGCCGAGGCGGTCCGCTGGCTGCGCGCGCTGGGGCTCACCCCGATCCTGCTGACGGGCGACAACCGGCGGGTGGCCGAGGCGGTGGCGCACTCGGTCGGTATCGATCAGGTGATCGCGGAGGTCCTGCCCGAGGAGAAGGTGGAGGCCGTACGGCGGTTGCGGCGCGAGGGGCGTTCGGTGGCCGTGGTCGGCGACGGCGTCAACGACGCGGCGGCGCTCGCCACCGCCGATCTGGGGCTCGCGATGGGGACGGGCACGGACGCGGCGATCGAGGCGAGCGATCTGACGCTGGTGCGAGGTGATCTTCGGGTGGCCGCGGACGCGATCCGGCTGTCCCGGCGGACGCTGGCCGTCATCAAGGGCAATCTGGTGTGGGCCTTCGGGTACAACGTCGCCGCGCTGCCGCTGGCCGCGGCGGGGCTGCTGAACCCGATGATCGCGGGGGCCGCCATGGCCTTCTCGTCCGTGTTCGTGGTGACCAACAGCCTGCGTCTGCGGACGTTCCGGTGAATTCGTAGGAAGAACCCCCCCGGACCCCCCTGGAGTCCTGCGCCGGGCTCACATAAGCTCTTCACAAGGCTCACGCATCATCCTTACGCTGGAGCCCCGGTCGCCGTATCGGGTCTCTTGCGCACCTAACGGACATATGCAAGAGACGCAGATCACAGTGATGTGAACGTAACCATCGAAGGGGTTCGAAGGTCTAAGTTGACGATGTCAGGCGGCGTCTTGGGGGGCGCCCACTGGCATCTGAGGATGTCTTGGGGGACTTCCTCAGAGTTGCGTTGCCGGGGCACGCATCTCGGGAAGCTTTGAGCGGCCCTCCCGAGTGTGCGCTGTCCCGGCAGACCGCACAGAACAACCGCATAGATGAGTACGTCGAGTTCTGCTCATTGTGCTCAACAGCGATTCAGGCGCTGTCCTCACAGACGCCCGGCCGGATCCCGTGGGGGGAATCCGCACCGGGACATGGGAAGGCGCCCTGGACGTCGGCCCGTGGGGGGACCGCCGCCAGGGCGCCTTCTTCTATGCCCTCATCCGTGTTCTTCCGGAACGCGTACGTGTCTTCCATGACGCACGGAAGCCCCGCACCCGACCTGCTCGGTCGGACACGGGGCTCCAGGACGCGGTGGGGGCGGCTCAGCGCTCCTCGACCGGGACGAAGTCGCGCTCGACGACGCCCGTGTAGATCTGGCGCGGGCGGCCGATACGGGAACCCGGCTCCTTGATCATCTCGTGCCACTGGGCGATCCAGCCCGGCAGCCGGCCGAGGGCGAACAGGACCGTGAACATCTCGGTCGGGAAGCCCATGGCCCGATAGATCAGGCCGGTGTAGAAGTCCACGTTCGGGTAGAGGCTGCGCGAGACGAAGTAGTCGTCGGAGAGCGCGTGCTCCTCCAGCTTGAGCGCGATGTCCAGCAGCTCGTCGGACTTGCCGAGAGCGGAGAGGACGTCGTGCGCGGCGGCCTTGATGATCTTGGCGCGCGGGTCGAAGTTCTTGTAGACCCGGTGGCCGAAGCCCATCAGGCGGACGCCGTCCTCCTTGTTCTTCACCTTGCGGATGAAGGAGTCGACATCCCCGCCGGACGCCTGGATGCCCTCCAGCATCTCCAGCACGGACTGGTTGGCGCCGCCGTGCAGCGGGCCCCAGAGCGCGGAGATACCGGCGGAGATCGACGCGAACATGTTCGCCTGCGACGAGCCGACCAGGCGGACCGTGGACGTCGAGCAGTTCTGCTCGTGGTCCGCGTGCAGGATCAGCAGCTTGTCGAGGGCGGCCACGACGACCGGGTCGAGCTCGAACTCCTGCGCCGGCACCGAGAACGTCATACGCAGGAAGTTCTCGACGTAGCCGAGGTCGTTGCGCGGGTAGACGAACGGGTGGCCGATCGACTTCTTGTACGCGTACGCGGCGATCGTCGGAAGCTTGGCGAGCAGCCGGATCGTGGAGAGGTTGCGCTGCGTCTCGTCGAACGGGTTGTGGCTGTCCTGGTAGAAGGTGGACAGCGCGGAGACGACCGAGGACAGCATGGCCATCGGGTGGGCGTCGCGCGGGAAGCCCTTGTAGAAGTTCTTGACGTCCTCGTGCAGCAGGGTGTGCTGCGTGATGTCGTTCTTGAACGACGAGAGCTCGTCGACCGTCGGCAGTTCGCCGTTGATGAGCAGGTAGGCGACCTCCAGGAAGGTGGAGCGCTCGGCCAGCTGCTCGATCGGGTAGCCGCGGTAGCGGAGGATGCCCGCCTCGCCGTCGAGGTAGGTGATGGCGGATTTATACGCGGCCGTGTTGCCGTAGCCGCTGTCCAGCGTCACCAGACCGGTCTGGGCGCGGAGCTTGCCGATGTCGAAGCCCTTGTCGCCGACGGTGCTGTCGATCACCGGGTAGGTGTACTCGCCGTCGCCGTACCGCACTACTACAGAGTTGTCGCTCACGTCTTCCCTCACCGACGTTGTGCCTCATCTTCGAGGTTGCCCTGACTGTCTCTACCCTCCCCCATTCGGCTCAGGAGAGTGCACTCGGGGTCGACCATTGGGCCTATTGGCGGCACTGAGTGCCGCCAACCTGCCATCCTGCCCCCTGTCTTGCCCATCTGGAAGTGGTCTGTGACCTTCGCGACTCATTTGATCGATCATTTTTTTCGCGAGCTGACGAAAGTCCTGGTCACGGGGGGCTGTGTGCGGGGGCCGGACGGCGGGGTTCAGCCACCCGTGAGTCCGCTCGCGGGTCCGCCCGCCGTCCCGCCCGCGAGGCGGAAGTCGAGGGCCGTGCAGCGGCGTCCCGCCGACACCGTGCGCACCGCCTGGCCGATCGCCTTGCGCGAACCCACGAGGACGACCAGACGCTTGGCGCGGGTCACCGCCGTGTACAGCAGGTTCCGCTGGAGCATCATCCATGCTCCGGTCGTGACGGGGATCACGACGGCGGGATACTCGCTGCCCTGGGAGCGGTGGATCGTGACCGCGTACGCGTGCGCCAGCTCGTCCAGCTCGTCGAAGTCGTACGGCACCTCCTCGTCCTCGTCCGTCAGCACCGTCAGGCGCTGGTCGACCGGGTCGAGCGAGGTGACCACGCCCACGGTGCCGTTGAAGACGCCGTTCTCCCCCTTCTCGTAATTGTTGCGGATCTGCGTGACCTTGTCGCCGACACGGAAGACGCGACCGCCGAAGCGCTTCTCCGGCAGGTCGGGGCGGCCGGGTGTGACCGCCTGCTGGAGCAGGCCGTTGAGCGTGCCGGCGCCGGCCGGGCCGCGGTGCATGGGCGCCAGCACCTGCACGTCCCGGCGCGGGTCGAGGCCGAACTTGGCCGGGATGCGGCGGGCCGCCACGTCCACGGTGAGCCGGCCGGCCTCCTCGGTGTCGTCCTCCACGAAGAGGAAGAAGTCCTTCATGCCGTCGGTGACCGGGTGCTGCCCGGCGTTGATCCGGTGCGCGTTGGTCACCACGCCTGACTGCTGGGCCTGTCGGAACACGCGCGTGAGGCGCACGGCCGGGACGGGGCCGCCGTCGGCGAGGAGATCCCTGAGCACCTCGCCGGCGCCGACGCTGGGGAGCTGGTCGACGTCCCCGACGAACAGCAGGTGGGCGCCCGGCGGTACGGCCTTGACCAGCTTGTTCGCCAGCAGCAGGTCCAGCATGGACGCCTCGTCGACGACGACCAGATCGGCGTCCAGCGGGCGGTCCCGGTCGTACGCCGCGTCGCCGCCCGGCTTGAGCTCCAGGAGCCGGTGGACGGTGGACGCCTCGGCGCCGGTCAGCTCGGCGAGGCGCTTGGCCGCGCGGCCGGTCGGCGCGGCGAGCACCACCTTCGCCTTCCTGGCGCGGGCCAGCTCCACGATCGAGCGGACCGTGAAGGACTTGCCGCAGCCCGGGCCGCCGGTCAGGACGGCGACCTTCCGGGTCAGGGCCAGCTTCACGGCGGCCTCCTGCTCGGGGGCGAGGTCGGCGCCGGTACGGCTTCTGAGCCAGCCCAGCGCCTTGTCCCAGTCCACGTCCCCGAACCCCGGCATCCGGTCCTCGTCGGTCCGCAGCAGCCGCAACAGCTGCGCGGACAGGGACAGTTCCGCCCGGTGGAACGGCACCAGGTAGACGGCCGTCACGGGCTCGTCGGCGCCGTCGGGGCCCGGCACCCTCTCCCGTACGACACCGGGGTCGGAGCCGTCCTCGGGGATCTGCGCGAGCTCGGCCAGGCAGTCGATGACGAGGCCGGTGTCGACCTGGAGGAGCTTGACCGCGTCCTTGATCAGCTGCTCCTCGGGGAGGTAGCAGTTGCCCTGGTCGGTGGCCTGGGACAGGGCGTACTGCAGACCGGCCTTGACCCGCTCCGGGCTGTCGTGCGGAATGCCGACGGACTGGGCGATCCGGTCGGCGGTGAGGAAGCCGATGCCCCAGACGTCGGCGGCGAGGCGGTACGGCTCGTTCTTCACGACGGAGATGGAGGCGTCCCCGTACTTCTTGTAGATCCGCACGGCGATGGAGGTGGACACCTCCACGGTCTGGAGGAACAGCATGACCTCCTTGATCGCCTTCTGCTCCTCCCAGGCCTCGGCGATCTTCTTCGTCCGCTTGGGCCCGAGCCCGGGGACCTCGATGAGCCGCTTGGGCTCCTCCTCGATGATCCGCAGCGTGTCCACGCCGAAGTGCTGGGTGATCCGGTCGGCGAAGACGGGCCCGATGCCCTTCACCAGCCCCGAGCCGAGGTAGCGCCGGATGCCCTGCACGGTGGCGGGCAGCACGGTCGTGTAGTTCTCGACGTGGAACTGCTTGCCGTACTGCGGGTGCGAGCCCCAGCGGCCCTCCATCCGCAGGGACTCCCCCACCTGCGCGCCGAGCAGCGCCCCGACGACGGTCAGCAGGTCACCGGCGCCGCGGCCGGTGTCGACACGGGCGACCGTGTAGC containing:
- a CDS encoding heavy metal translocating P-type ATPase: MPRTTGDPAIAEAPASPEAAVAPEGAAASEAAAASEVELLIGGMTCASCAARVEKKLNRMDGVTASVNYATEKAKVSRPAEVSVADLIAVVERTGYTAREPEPPRPAPEEPGATPENTGDTGPDSYRQRLTVSALLTVPVILMSMVPALQFDSWQWLALTLAAPVVVWGGRPFHRAAFTNARHGAATMDTLVSMGTLAAFGWSLWALFLGDAGMSGMRDGFSFTVSRGESASQIYLEVASGVVTFILLGRHLEARAKRRAGDALRALMELGVKDVGVLRDGREVRVPVGELAVGDRFVVRPGEKIATDGTVVEGASAVDAALLTGESAPVDVGVGDAVTGATVNAGGRLVVEATRVGEDTRLARMAKLVEEAQNGKAEVQRLADRISAVFVPVVIVLAVATFGAWLGVTDDTAAAFTAAVAVLIIACPCALGLATPTALMVGTGRGAQLGILIKGPEVLESTRRVDTVLLDKTGTVTTGRMTLQGVYPADGVDEGTLLRLAGAVEHASEHPVARAVAAGAEERAGRLPAVEDFANVPGKGVRGRVEGHDVAVGRLAENTAVLPQELARAAEKAEREGRTAVVVGWDGWARGVLAVADTVKESSAEAVRWLRALGLTPILLTGDNRRVAEAVAHSVGIDQVIAEVLPEEKVEAVRRLRREGRSVAVVGDGVNDAAALATADLGLAMGTGTDAAIEASDLTLVRGDLRVAADAIRLSRRTLAVIKGNLVWAFGYNVAALPLAAAGLLNPMIAGAAMAFSSVFVVTNSLRLRTFR
- the recD2 gene encoding SF1B family DNA helicase RecD2, with translation MANQSGPDAGERRLATLEGVLERITYANEENGYTVARVDTGRGAGDLLTVVGALLGAQVGESLRMEGRWGSHPQYGKQFHVENYTTVLPATVQGIRRYLGSGLVKGIGPVFADRITQHFGVDTLRIIEEEPKRLIEVPGLGPKRTKKIAEAWEEQKAIKEVMLFLQTVEVSTSIAVRIYKKYGDASISVVKNEPYRLAADVWGIGFLTADRIAQSVGIPHDSPERVKAGLQYALSQATDQGNCYLPEEQLIKDAVKLLQVDTGLVIDCLAELAQIPEDGSDPGVVRERVPGPDGADEPVTAVYLVPFHRAELSLSAQLLRLLRTDEDRMPGFGDVDWDKALGWLRSRTGADLAPEQEAAVKLALTRKVAVLTGGPGCGKSFTVRSIVELARARKAKVVLAAPTGRAAKRLAELTGAEASTVHRLLELKPGGDAAYDRDRPLDADLVVVDEASMLDLLLANKLVKAVPPGAHLLFVGDVDQLPSVGAGEVLRDLLADGGPVPAVRLTRVFRQAQQSGVVTNAHRINAGQHPVTDGMKDFFLFVEDDTEEAGRLTVDVAARRIPAKFGLDPRRDVQVLAPMHRGPAGAGTLNGLLQQAVTPGRPDLPEKRFGGRVFRVGDKVTQIRNNYEKGENGVFNGTVGVVTSLDPVDQRLTVLTDEDEEVPYDFDELDELAHAYAVTIHRSQGSEYPAVVIPVTTGAWMMLQRNLLYTAVTRAKRLVVLVGSRKAIGQAVRTVSAGRRCTALDFRLAGGTAGGPASGLTGG
- a CDS encoding citrate synthase; amino-acid sequence: MSDNSVVVRYGDGEYTYPVIDSTVGDKGFDIGKLRAQTGLVTLDSGYGNTAAYKSAITYLDGEAGILRYRGYPIEQLAERSTFLEVAYLLINGELPTVDELSSFKNDITQHTLLHEDVKNFYKGFPRDAHPMAMLSSVVSALSTFYQDSHNPFDETQRNLSTIRLLAKLPTIAAYAYKKSIGHPFVYPRNDLGYVENFLRMTFSVPAQEFELDPVVVAALDKLLILHADHEQNCSTSTVRLVGSSQANMFASISAGISALWGPLHGGANQSVLEMLEGIQASGGDVDSFIRKVKNKEDGVRLMGFGHRVYKNFDPRAKIIKAAAHDVLSALGKSDELLDIALKLEEHALSDDYFVSRSLYPNVDFYTGLIYRAMGFPTEMFTVLFALGRLPGWIAQWHEMIKEPGSRIGRPRQIYTGVVERDFVPVEER